AAAGCATGTTTGATGATATGAGTGGTGAGACTGAGGAAGCTTACAGTTACAGAATCGAAAGACTTCATTTCATTCTACTTTGTCTTCTGACATGAGCGCGCGAAAGCAGAAAGAGAAGATataatagtaacttttaggaAACGAATAATTGGAAAGGAGGGAATAGGAGAAGAGAAAGTTGGTTGGAGAAAGAAAAGGGAGACCGaatagagaagaagaagaggaagaatacgaataagaaacaaacaaacaaacaaagaatCAGTGTCATGTAAGAAACACTGCCTACTGAAAGCAACGTTGTACTTAGTCATGGGAAACATAGATacgataaaaactaaaactaagttGCTTTTAGATTGTACATTTAAAGATTTTCAATTACaagcaaacaaataaaatggtacatatcagttaaaaaaattacaaagcatgatcaaaataacaataattatttaaaaatctaaCAACGTATGagttttattaaaacaaattaaattgtactagttataacttaaaaaccgtatgaaaaaaaatgcagaataATGTAACctactaataaaataattgaaattgaaatgttTTATAGGGAAAGAGAGGGGTCCAATATCCATTATTGGTGGCAGACTTTAGGCAAGAGTTAAATTTCTTGATGGAaacagaaagagaaagagaataaTAATGGATAAGAACGacgttaaatatttaaatgtctTTTAATATCCAGCTTGGTGTTTTAAGTTACAGCTTGCAAGGAAGCACGTTTGGAAAATCATTTAAGACagcttgattattttttattaaaattatttaattaatggttaattacaaaattaactactaataaaaaatagaaaataactgTAAAAATCaccaatatgtatatataattataaagtcATTAGAATTTAACCACTAGAAAGAGCGTAATGACGTGGACTTTGGATAGTTCCcaaagattttaaatttgaatcttaTTGTTTACGGTCTACACTGTACACCAAAAAGGTAAGGttctaaaaatgaatttaaataatcaccaaaaaagtaaggttctaaaaatgaatttaaataatcttattttatttagataGTAATACATATTCacttagaaaatataaatataaattttttctataacacatcaaaaattaattatactcgctaaaaaaaggtttttttatttcatgtaaaattaattatacttgttgcaaatttaaataattttacctCTGAAATCAACTAAACACAAATTTGACTATAGAAAAAAGAGTTGTGCAGCGTTGGTTATTAACTAAACAAGCTATAATTTAGGTGATTGAAACTTGTGTGTGTTTAGAAACACTTGGGAAGATTACACGCAGCATGTTGCCAAATCTCATGTGCCTGTGCTGTGTGTGCTCGCCTTGAGTCATGTAGCATGTTCCCATTCCCCCGCGTTTCCAAAAAACCGTTAAAAGACAACACATTTTCGCTGTATATTTTCCTTTATAAtcctttaattataaaacaaaatatatttgtgcTTTTAGAGCTTCACGTCACTTTTCTTTATTACTTTAGCTCTAAGTTCTTATACATGTCAAGTCTACAGAAGACAATGCATGGAAGATTATAACACATgtatcatataaataattagtattttagtttGTTACAAAAGATAAACGGCATTTTTAGATAACTGAAAGCAGTCCTATGTTGATTAATTTTGGTTAACGACAAATAAATACTTTGATTAAAAATCAAATGCATCATGTAGGAATACTGTTGCATTATTTATGTGACATGGGACAAGTTTGTGGCTAATAATACTACTCCTTTGGATAAAAGTATGTGAAAATGCAAAGGGAAAAGCCATAGGAACTTTGACAAGCTATTTGTTTCCTACTGAAAGCTGTACATTTGAATTGTCTATCTACATTAACACTTGCAGGTGTTCAGCCTGATCTAACAGTAATCCAATTCCCTGATGAGATGTCTTCGGGTTTACATATTGGTATTCCTTTAAGGTCATCATCATGAAATGCAAATGTAGTGTTTGTGATTGAGAAATGATTCCCCTGATCTGAACAAGTTTCTaattcatcatctgaatctttgaaattttgaaCCTCTAAGACACTTGTCGGGGAAGAAGCATATTGTTTTGTAGAAACAATAAATGGATGGGTGAGTAAGTCCTGAACAGTAGGCCTCTTATTGGGATGTCTCTCGAAGCACCTGGTCAAGAAATCCAAACCCTCCTTAGAGAAATGGGGAGGAAAGTGAGGTATCCCATGACCATGGGCAATCATGAGCACAGCAGTTGTAGGATTTGAAACCTGATGAGCCCAAGGAGGGGTGCCAGTAGCCATCTCAATAACAGTACATCCCAAGGACCATATATCCGCAGCAAAATCCAGAGACTCGTTCCTCAATACTTCAGGAGCCATCCAGAGAGGAGTCCCACCAATAGACTGCCAACAATTTGCCTCCTTTACCCTTTTTGCACTTCCAAAATCTGCCAACTTGATGTTGCCAGATGAGCTCAAAAGCACGTTCTTGCACTTTAGGTCGCAATGCACAATTCCATGTTGGTGGAGATGCTTTAACCCATGAAGAATTTCCCTTGTGTACACCCGAACCACCTCTTCATCTAATGACCCACCAAACTTGTGCGCCATGTCTGCCAGATTCCCCCCAGCCATGTACTCCATAAAAATATTCAGTTTGCCTTGCTCCTCCTCCTCTGTCCCCAAACATTTGACAATATACGGTGATGAATTTAAACTTTTTAGGATTTTTACCTCTTTGTCCAAACTCTGCCGTCCAACCCCGGAATGTGGTGATTTCACAACAAAAAGCCCACCCGTGTATTTGTTCATTGCCAAATGGACAGTGCCAAAAGATCCACAACCAACAAGTTTACCTTTCACCCATTCACTGGGTTGTTGCCGTATTGCACCCATATATATACCgccaattatttattaatttctacaAATCCAAGAACATGTTGATTGTGGaacccttcttctttctttcaaattatAACGAAAATGGTTGCAGTTCACGGTAGAACGGTTTCCGATCGACAAATCGGAAAACCGCCCTAAGGAGCGAAACCCTTTTGGTTTGGTGGCAGTAGTgctaattaaacaaattaaggCTTTAATTTGGTTCAACTTGAATAGAATGGATTGAAGAAGGGAAGGGAAGGCgacacaaacaaacaaactcCAACTTATAAACCCCACCGTTTTCGCCCGTTGCCAATTAACGGTTGGCTATCCTTATTTTTTGCAACTGTCTCTTTCTTCCGCTATTTGTGTTTCGAAATAATAgcaataataatatacaatacAGGTAGCATTTGGTACGTCATATAGTAGAAATTACTAATACGCATGTAAGGCTGCAAGGTACTAAACTTAACTAGCATTCCATCTTACGATTCATTACAAATGTAGCAAGTGTTCATAGGCCGATGGAGATGGTTTGAACGAATCAAATGGAGATGTTCATACTTAGCAATAtttcaaattaagaaaataatattattttgagaaaacaaaataataactttttaactCTCTGTTCTTTTTTCACAGCACAACGGTGGCATTGTCATATGTAAATTGTTAGTGtcttatataaaattatcagGATATTCGAATCTTCTACGTATAAAATTGCTTCCCAGTTCATTATCGCGTGCCACTACTTTtctttagagagaaaaacaaaagcatGTTAAAACCTAAAGGGTGGGAATAATCGAATAAGTCATACAAACTAAACTAATAAATTCACTAGGATGGATTTAGTGATGGAGAATTTGGATTCTAAGTTCGTAAATAATAGAACCTTTGTTAAACTCTGTTTTTTGTTAACCTCCTCATCCTTACCATTCCACAAATAATCTTGACCTGATAGGTATGTGTACTGAGATTTGAAACTTTATTTCTATGGtggaaattttgataattttgagAGCGTGGCGTGGTAAAGAGATGAATAAGTAGTATGAGATCTATGACAAGCAATTGAAAACGGGTCAGCAAGAAAAGGTTAAGGGTCGAGCTAGGGAAGCATCTAGACTAAAGCAACCAGACGTACCTCGGAAGTGGAGGGACTAAAGCTGAAGTTGATGATTGAGCTTCCTTTTctgaaaacaatttatttatagtcACAATTCCCCCCACACATATCTACATTCTTGTCTTCCTCTATTTTGCTGATAAAGATTACTTATATCCTCCCCTTCTCCCTGTTCATTCTCTTGTATTCTGCAGACTGAGTGTAATTTTAGGGTGGAGATTGTAATTGAAACAGGTTTCTTCCCAGTTTGTTGATGCCTTTTGatatttgaaatgaaagaacgtaagcaagaaaatattattatgatcCAAACACAGGGATCTTCTGCAGCATCAGGGCAATGGTATAACACATTCATTATTCATCTTATTGCGTGGTGTCAATCTGTCACA
The Glycine max cultivar Williams 82 chromosome 16, Glycine_max_v4.0, whole genome shotgun sequence genome window above contains:
- the LOC100798237 gene encoding mitogen-activated protein kinase kinase kinase ANP1 — translated: MGAIRQQPSEWVKGKLVGCGSFGTVHLAMNKYTGGLFVVKSPHSGVGRQSLDKEVKILKSLNSSPYIVKCLGTEEEEQGKLNIFMEYMAGGNLADMAHKFGGSLDEEVVRVYTREILHGLKHLHQHGIVHCDLKCKNVLLSSSGNIKLADFGSAKRVKEANCWQSIGGTPLWMAPEVLRNESLDFAADIWSLGCTVIEMATGTPPWAHQVSNPTTAVLMIAHGHGIPHFPPHFSKEGLDFLTRCFERHPNKRPTVQDLLTHPFIVSTKQYASSPTSVLEVQNFKDSDDELETCSDQGNHFSITNTTFAFHDDDLKGIPICKPEDISSGNWITVRSG